In the Anaerostipes caccae L1-92 genome, CGTAGAACGGAGGTCTTCTGCAAAACTTTTGAGTTTGTTCAGTGACTTGCGGAGCCGCAGATCGGAGACAAAAGATCCCTGTCTCGGTATCCTGTAAATAATTCTTTCATTTTCCAGATCAGAAAGAGCCTTTTGAATCGTCGGGCGTGAAACCCCAAACTCTTCTATTAAATCGCGTTCAGAGGGGAGTTTATCATTCGGCGACATGCTGCTGATCTTTTTTAACAGGCAATGCTTGATGGACATAAACTTTCGATTCATTTTAAATCCTCCCATTGATGAATGTATTGCTGAGAATAATTTGTGGACTGGTCCAGTGCTTTGAAACGGTGGAGACCATCTGGATATGACCAAGTTAATTCCCGGGAGTAGTATAACACTAATTATTTTTGTGGTCAAATATTATGTATATATATAAGAAAAATTCGAAAAATTATACAAATTACATAAGGATGCAGAGAATGTTTAAAATAAATATAAAAAAGATTACAAAAATGTATTGCTAAATCTGGACATGTGCAGTATAATCTAATCGTGGACATATCCACGAGAAACATATCAAAGCTAATAGAAAAGGAGTACATCATTATGAAGGTTATCGTGACAAAAAGTTATGAAGAATCCTGCCGGGCCGCGGCAAACGAAATTATTACACAGGTTCAGAAAAAACCAGAATCAAAATTGGGTCTTGCAACCGGGGGAACAGCAGAACAGGTTTATCCGTTTCTGGTAGATGCCTATAAAGAAGGAAAGGTAGATTTTTCCCGAATCACGACTGTCAATTTAGATGAATACATCGGAATGGACCCGGACAGCCCGCAGAGCTACCGCAGCTATATGGCATGCCGCTTCTTCGGGCCGGCAGGAATTGACGCGGCAAACACTTATGTGCCGTCCGGCAGGAACAAAGCAGAAGATGAGATTCAATTGTTTAATGAAAAATTGTACGAAGATAAGATGGTAGACCTCCAGCTCTTGGGAGTCGGTGTGAGCGGACATATTGGATTTAACGAACCGGGGGAAAAGCTTACAGCAGGAGTACATATCGAAAAACTGGATGAGAGCACGATCGCTGCAAACTCCAGGTTCTTTGACTCACCGGATGATGTACCGAAAGAAGCGATCACAATGGGAATTGGCGACATTATGAAAGCAGAAAAGATTGTACTCATTGCCACGGGAGAGAATAAAGTGCCGGTAATGAAAGCGCTTCTTACGGACGATGAGATTACATGCAAAATACCGGCAACTATGCTCAAGATGCACAGAGACGCCACAATCGTCATCGATGCAGAGCTTGCCAAAGCTGCCGGCTATCAAAATTAATATCTGATTTAAGTCTACCATATACAGCCGCTGCAATCAATACTTCTAAGAAGGAGGACTGCAAATATGATATTTCCACATGTCGGAGATCAGTTCCGTCTGGTCTATGGAAGAAATCTGTTACCTGGATTGACAGCTGATCTCAGTAATTATCTTGTCGTAACTGACGGATTTGTATTTGAAAAATATAAAGAACAATTAAAAAATGATTATAAAGTCTATATAGTAAAGGACGTTGAAATCTCCACTCTGGAACAAGATGTAGAAAAGTACCGAGGAGTGGACACCGTTGTTGCAATGGGCGGTGGAATGGCAATTGATGCAGGAAAATGGATGGCTGAACATTTGGGCAGGAAAATCCACAGTGTGCCGACAGTCCTGTCCGTCAATGCCGCATTCTGCTATAAATCTGCCATGAGGGTTCATAATGTTGTAACTTATATGGGACGTATTTTCCCGGAAGCCATCTATATTGACTTTGACATTATTAAAGGAGCGCCGAAATACCTGAATATTTCAGGGGCGGGCGACCTGCTGGCCTGTCTGACTGCTTCTTACGACTGGAAACTGAACAGTATGGTCACAAAGAGCCATAAATTTTCACAGGAAATCTGTGACGGAGCCCAATACCTGCTCGGTATGCTGGCAGAAAATATTGACAATATCCGTGAAGTCAATGATGACGGAATTTATTTCATGTGTGAGGCTTTCCGGTGGGTAGCAGAATACAGTGCCAGGATGAATCACACGATGTGGGAAAGCGCAAGTGAACATGCGTTTTTCGACAACATGGAATTTGTGTGCAAAAAACCGTTTCTGCATGGTCAGATCATCGGAATGACCGTCTATTTTATGTCTCTGTTCCAGGATAACCAGCACGAGAGAGCGCTGATGATGCTGAAGCGCCTGGGGATCGATGTTACACTGGAGGGTCTGGGGATTACGGAGGACCAGCTCCGCACCGGACTGCTGACTCTCGCCGATTTTACCGAGCGGGAAGGACTGCGCTATACCATTATTAACGCAAAGCCGATCACCGAAGAATGGGTCGATATGGCTGTTGCAAAATATAAAAAAGACTTCAGTATCGTCTCTGACGGTCAGTCTGCTGATAAGTGCACTGCATAACGTATTTACTCAGAGAACAAATCGTAAGGGGGCGCTGCCTGCCCCCTTCAAAAGCAAAAGGAGGAAAAATATATGCTTACACAACTTGCATCAGCGGCAAACGAGACCGCATTTGAGCTTCCGGGCATCATTACAGCATTTGTTGCTGTCGCAAAAGGTCTGACAGGATTCTTCAAGGCGGCAGGAACGACGTTCCTTGACAATATGCTGGGCATCCTGCCAATGGCTTTGATCGCACTGACAGTACTGAATGCGGTGGTGAGTCTGGTCGGGGAGGAACGCTTTGATAACTTTGCGCAAAAATTGACAGGAAACTTTTTTACCCGATATACTATTCTTCCGTATCTTGGAAACTTCTTTGTCGGAAGCCCCATTGTATTTACCTTCGGCCGTTATCTGAAAGAAAAGTATAAAGCCGCTTTTTTTGAGGTTGCAAACCGTACCAATATGGCGCCGATGATGTGTCTGTTTCCTCATGTAAATCCGGCAGAAATGTATGTGTGGCTGGGGGTATACGAGGGGGTTGTTAAAATGTATGGGGCACAGGCCGGAGGAGTTCTGGCGGTATGTACATTCCTGATCGGATTATGTACCTCTTCGATGATTGGACTTACGATTGAGAAAGTCAACGGGATACTTGCCAAGCGTGAAGGCATCAACTGGGAAGAGGTGGAAGCAAGAAAACATGGAGAAGCATACTAACGTACAGTACTGTGTCTGACAAAGATATCATTTATACAGGAGGTTGCAGAAATGGGAAAAGCTATCGTATCAAAAGGAGGCGGGGGATTTGGTACTCCGCTGGAGATCAGTGCAGAAGGGAAAAGAACAAAAGTTGTATGTATGACAGGTGTGGGCATTCATCCGCTGGCAGAAAAAATTGCCGGGATCATCGGGGGAGAAGCGGTGGACGGATTCCGTAAACCGGTTCCGGATGCCGAAACTGCATGCGTCATTGTAAACTGCGGAGGGAGCCTCCGGCTTGGGATGTTTCCGAAAAAGGGTTTAAAGACGATCAACCTGAATCCTACCGGGCCAAGCGGACCATTTGGATCATTTTGTAAAGAGGGGATTTACGTGTCCGGCTCTACTGTTAAAAATGTTACCGCTGAAGATTGAGTGTGTGGAAGGGGAAAAATATGAAAACAGTTTCTAAATTTATGACAACAGTTGCTGCAGGGATCGGAAAGTTTGTAATGACAGTTGTACAGGCTGCAAGAACTTCGTTTAAACTCTGTCTGGAAACCATTATCCCATTTCTGATTTTTGTGTCAACAGTATTTACGCTGATCACAAGTACCGGGGTCGGGAATATTATTGCAAATGCACTGTCAGGACTGGCAACTTCTCCTATAGGACTGATTGTAATGGGCCTGATCATCACATTTCCGCTGCTCTCTCCGATCATTGGACCGGGAGCGGTGATCCCGCAGGTGATCGGGGCACTGATCGGAGGACTCATCAGCACGGGTGCCGTACCGCTTACCATGGCGCTTCCTACTGTATTTGCAATCCATCAGCCCTGCGGAGCAGATTTTATTCCGGTAGGCATGTCACTTTGTGAGGCGGAGCCGGAGACGGTAGAGGTGGGAGTATCTGCAGTGCTGTTCTCTAAATTTGTGGTAGCTCCAGTCGAGATCCTCATTGCGGTCATCATTGGCCAGCTGGTATTTTAGGAGGGAAAATTAAAAATGAAATAT is a window encoding:
- a CDS encoding iron-containing alcohol dehydrogenase, producing MIFPHVGDQFRLVYGRNLLPGLTADLSNYLVVTDGFVFEKYKEQLKNDYKVYIVKDVEISTLEQDVEKYRGVDTVVAMGGGMAIDAGKWMAEHLGRKIHSVPTVLSVNAAFCYKSAMRVHNVVTYMGRIFPEAIYIDFDIIKGAPKYLNISGAGDLLACLTASYDWKLNSMVTKSHKFSQEICDGAQYLLGMLAENIDNIREVNDDGIYFMCEAFRWVAEYSARMNHTMWESASEHAFFDNMEFVCKKPFLHGQIIGMTVYFMSLFQDNQHERALMMLKRLGIDVTLEGLGITEDQLRTGLLTLADFTEREGLRYTIINAKPITEEWVDMAVAKYKKDFSIVSDGQSADKCTA
- a CDS encoding glucosamine-6-phosphate deaminase — encoded protein: MKVIVTKSYEESCRAAANEIITQVQKKPESKLGLATGGTAEQVYPFLVDAYKEGKVDFSRITTVNLDEYIGMDPDSPQSYRSYMACRFFGPAGIDAANTYVPSGRNKAEDEIQLFNEKLYEDKMVDLQLLGVGVSGHIGFNEPGEKLTAGVHIEKLDESTIAANSRFFDSPDDVPKEAITMGIGDIMKAEKIVLIATGENKVPVMKALLTDDEITCKIPATMLKMHRDATIVIDAELAKAAGYQN
- a CDS encoding PTS sorbitol transporter, which translates into the protein MGKAIVSKGGGGFGTPLEISAEGKRTKVVCMTGVGIHPLAEKIAGIIGGEAVDGFRKPVPDAETACVIVNCGGSLRLGMFPKKGLKTINLNPTGPSGPFGSFCKEGIYVSGSTVKNVTAED
- a CDS encoding PTS glucitol/sorbitol transporter subunit IIB, producing MKTVSKFMTTVAAGIGKFVMTVVQAARTSFKLCLETIIPFLIFVSTVFTLITSTGVGNIIANALSGLATSPIGLIVMGLIITFPLLSPIIGPGAVIPQVIGALIGGLISTGAVPLTMALPTVFAIHQPCGADFIPVGMSLCEAEPETVEVGVSAVLFSKFVVAPVEILIAVIIGQLVF
- a CDS encoding PTS glucitol/sorbitol transporter subunit IIC translates to MLTQLASAANETAFELPGIITAFVAVAKGLTGFFKAAGTTFLDNMLGILPMALIALTVLNAVVSLVGEERFDNFAQKLTGNFFTRYTILPYLGNFFVGSPIVFTFGRYLKEKYKAAFFEVANRTNMAPMMCLFPHVNPAEMYVWLGVYEGVVKMYGAQAGGVLAVCTFLIGLCTSSMIGLTIEKVNGILAKREGINWEEVEARKHGEAY